One Lysinibacillus sp. OF-1 DNA segment encodes these proteins:
- a CDS encoding YdcF family protein produces MYFGIIPLILFVIFLISYLKDPRKMINGLLFNLFICSFLLFCVIASLASDHYFLRLIVIIPFIALFILIPFGILALMFGLFLNARVLMKREGRRLANSLTLLVAIGILLFILLPIIYPASVFSIHLQPIFGGISLITFYFFIHLSNFLSAYFLYQFNRPKLNQDFIIVLGSGLINDKVPPLLASRIQKAMDFYHKQAAVTTPPTIIFSGGQGPDENLPEAEAMQRYAIEKGIPIEHTLQENSSVNTYQNMLFSKQLMDDRKQGKDYNSIFTTNNFHLFRAGIYARLAGLNSQGIGSKTAFYYWPNAMIREYVAIVVMGRKRHMKMIGPIVGISIILSLFSFFFV; encoded by the coding sequence ATGTATTTTGGCATTATTCCACTCATTCTTTTTGTCATTTTTCTCATTTCTTATTTAAAAGACCCAAGAAAAATGATCAATGGACTATTATTTAATCTATTTATTTGTTCTTTTCTGTTATTCTGCGTCATCGCATCTTTAGCATCTGACCATTACTTTTTAAGGCTCATTGTTATTATCCCTTTTATTGCCCTATTTATCTTGATTCCTTTTGGCATTCTTGCCTTAATGTTTGGTTTATTTTTAAATGCGAGAGTATTGATGAAGCGAGAAGGTCGACGTTTGGCCAATTCTTTAACATTACTGGTCGCCATAGGCATATTGCTATTTATCCTCTTACCGATTATCTATCCAGCGAGTGTGTTTTCAATCCACCTCCAACCGATCTTTGGTGGGATCTCGCTGATCACGTTTTATTTCTTTATCCATTTATCTAATTTTTTGTCCGCCTATTTTCTTTATCAATTCAATCGACCAAAGCTGAATCAAGATTTTATCATCGTGCTAGGAAGTGGCTTGATCAATGACAAAGTACCGCCGCTGTTAGCTAGTAGAATTCAAAAAGCAATGGATTTCTACCATAAGCAAGCGGCTGTTACTACGCCACCAACCATTATTTTCTCTGGTGGACAAGGTCCTGACGAGAATCTACCTGAAGCTGAAGCAATGCAACGATATGCGATTGAAAAAGGCATTCCAATTGAGCATACTTTACAGGAGAACAGCTCTGTCAATACCTATCAAAATATGTTATTTTCTAAACAACTGATGGATGATCGGAAACAAGGTAAGGACTATAACAGTATTTTTACGACGAATAACTTCCACCTATTTCGCGCTGGTATTTATGCAAGACTTGCGGGCTTGAATAGTCAAGGCATAGGATCAAAGACAGCCTTTTATTATTGGCCAAATGCCATGATTCGTGAGTATGTGGCGATTGTTGTGATGGGACGAAAACGACATATGAAAATGATTGGACCTATTGTTGGCATTTCCATCATCTTATCTTTATTTAGTTTTTTCTTTGTATAA